Part of the Desulfomonilaceae bacterium genome, GTGCGGATAAATCGCTGTTTGAGAATCAGCAGAGGCTTGAGCTTTCGCTGAGAGGGGCGGAGTTGGCGCTGTGGAACGTCGATCTTCAAAAAGACACCGTGCTTGTTGATCAAACGTGGGCCGACATCTTCGGCGATCGCCCCGAGGGGATTCAGCTTGGCGCGAGTTTTTGGTGGAGCCTCATTCACCCTAATGACCGATCTAGGGTCTCAAATGCTTGGAATGAGCATGTTGAGGGAACTACAGAGCGCTTTGAGTGCGAGCATCGCATCAGGAACAAGTTTGGAGAATGGGAATGGCTGTTGACTCGGGGAAAAACAGTGGAACGCCTGCAAGACGGTAAGCCGCTAAGGGTTTCCGGGGTTGCGTTTGCCGTCACGGATCGCAAGTGTGCTGAAGAAAAACAGTTTCAGGCTTCTAAAGTATTTATGGACGCGATAGACCCGATTTTCATCAGGGATTTGAAAGGCGATATCATTGACCTGAATCGCAAGGCTGAACAGACCTATGGCTGGAGTCGGGCCGAGTTGATCGGCAAAAGCATGAAAACAATTGTGCCTCCGGACCTTCACTCACGGGCGGAAGAGTTACATGAGCGCTGCAAGCGGGGAGACAAGGTTGAAAATGTGGAGGCTGCTCACGTAACAAAGTCCGGCGTCACTATCCCGGTCTTGCTCAGCCTCTCACTCTTGACCAACGAAAGAGCTGAGCCGGTAGGTATAGCCACCATAACCAAGGACCTGAGCGACCTCAAGCGCACGGAAGAGGTGCTTCGTGCTCAGACGAAAGCGCTGGAACGCAGTAACAAGGATCTGGAGGAATTCGCCTACGTGGCGGCTCACGACCTAAGAGAACCACTCATCGGAATTGCGACTTATATCAAACTCCTGGAGCGGCGCCTGAAACGCAGGCTCGACGCACAGGCAGATAAACTTATCGCCCGTGCGCTCCACACAATCACCCGAATGGACCATCTCATTCAGAGTCTCTTGTGGTATTCACGTCTGGCAAGCGAGAAAAAGCGTTTTGCGCCCACTGATTGCAATGTCACTTTGGAAGAAGCCCTGTCCAGTTTGAGATCAGCCATAGAACAACGTGGAGCTATCGTCGAGAGTGAATCACTTCCCACGGTGATGGCCAATCCGTCACTGCTGATCCAGGTATTTCAAAACCTGGTAAGCAACGCAATCAGGTTTGCCGGTAATGAACGCCTCAAGATTCGTATCGGTGCGCGACGTGAAGAGGGCGAGTGGAAGTTTTTTGTCGAGGACAACGGCATCGGAATCGAACCACCGTATTTGGACCGAATCTTTCGTATCTTTGAGCGGATTGATTCAAGCCCGGATAGTCCTGGAACAGGCATAGGATTGGCCAACTGCAAAAAGATTGTGGAGCATCACGGAGGACGCATCTGGGTTGAATCCAAACCAGGAAAAGGTTCGACGTTTTTCTTCACCATGCCGCATCAGATGGTTTCTGATACTTAAATGAGAATCGGGCTCGAACATCAAACGAGAGTAGCCTGAAGATGGCGGATCCAGCTCAGATGGGACTCTGGGAGCATGAGGGTTCCCAGAACAAGTTGTTAAGACACAAGGCGGCGGGCACGACCGTCGCACAAATCAGATCAAAAGGAGATAATACTATGTCAAAGATTAGGGAAATCAGAGAATCCATCGACACGAAACTGGACAAATGGGAAGCCACAGTGACGGCGGTCGAGGCCCAACTGCAACAAACCAAAGATCAAGCCCTAGAGGAATTCGAAGTTCGGAAGAAACAATTGAACGAGGCGCTGAAGGCATTCAAGTCAGAAGTCGTTAAGGCAAAAGGGCTTGCAGATGGAAAAAAAACCGAGATTCTGGCCCTGTTCGAGGATTTGCCGGTTCAACTGGCTTTGGGTAAAGCTGAGGTGAGAGATTCATTCGAAGCCCAGAAGGAAAAGATCCGACACTCAATCGCCACGCTGGAAACCACCATTGACCATGACCTGGACGCTGCTGGCCAATCAATTGATGAGTCGCTGGAAAGAGCCGCAAACAAGTTCATCGTAGCCGCTATTGGATTAGAAGCTGAGATGGAGGCCTTGGAGATTCAATTTAAAGTGGAAAAGGCTGGAGCTAAGACTCAGCTCGAGCATAAAAAGAAGGAACTCATTGCACAGATAAATCGGTACAAAAGCCAACTCGATGAAAAGAAGCAAATGGCCAAGGACAAAGCCACAAACTTTGAGAGTGAGCTATCGGATGGCATGTCCCAGATCATAAAAGCGTTCAAGAAGCTCTTTGATTGAGAAGAAAGTCCAGGAGAAGGCAGCGACGCCTAACCGAGCCTTCTCCAACAACGGGGAAAACCCATCGAACGACGGGAATTACAGCAAACACATTCTTTAAGGTTGCGTCATGCTCTCGCAAAGACTCACAGTTATCTTGTTCGTCAGTGTTTTAGCGTTACCGCTCCTTGGCTGCGGTCACCAGCAGCAATCTCCGCCGCCACCTGTCCTGGAAGTGACTACGATGACGGTCCAGCCTCAGCGGCTCTTGCTGACCACTGAATTGCCGGGCCGCACGTCTCCGTACCGTGTTGCGGAAATCCGACCCCAGGTCAATGGCATCATACAGAAACGCCTGTTTGTGGAAGGTTCAGATGTCAAGTCCGGCCAGGTGCTTTATCAGATCGACCTCGCCCCTTTTCAGGCGGCGCTCAACAGCGCTACGGCTAACCTTGCTAAATCAGAAGCTAATTTTGTTGCGACCCGCTTGCGGTTCGAGCGATACAAGGGATTACTCGCAGAACAAGCTGTCAGCCGGCAGGACTACGACGACAAAGAGGCTGCGCTGAAACAGGCCGAGGCCGATATTGAGTATTGCAAAGCGGCGGTTGATACGGCCCGCATCAATCTAGAGTATACCGGTGTCACCGCGCCCATCTCCGGGCGCATCGGTAAATCCAACGTGACGGATGGCGCTCTGGTGACGGCGTATCAATCCCTAGCCCTGGCAACCATTCAACAACTGGACCCCATATACGTGGATGTGCCCCAATCCACCACCGAACTGCTGCGATTGAAGCGCCGCCTGGAAGATGGCCGTCTGAATCGAGACGGAACGAACCAGAAGAAGGTCAACCTCATCCAGGAAGATGGCACAGCATATCCGTTGGAAGGGACGCTTAAGTTTCGTGACGTCACGGTGGACCCCACGACCGGGTCTGTCGTCCTGCGGCTTGTCTTCCCAAATCCAGACGGAATTCTCTTGCCAGGGATGTTCGTCAGAGCGGTGGTGAAAGAAGGTATAAACGAGCAAGCCATTCTTATTCCGCAGCAAGCATTGTCACGCGATCCAAAGGGGAATCCCATGGCGTTGACCGTGGACGCCGAAGAGAAGGTTCAACAGCGACAACTCACTATTGGTCGCGTCATCGGCGACAAGTGGCTCATCTATTCAGGTCTCACATCCGGTGATCGTGTGATCGTCGAGGGTATGCAGAAAATTCGGCCGGGCGTTTCCGTGAAGGTTGTCCCTTTTGGCTCCGATGGGAAAGCCGATTCGGAACCCGGGAATTCGGCCCAGCCGGCCGGAAAATCGAACTGACGGGGAAACATAATGTTATCGAGATTCTTTCTGGATCGGCCGGTCTTCGCCTGGGTCATAGCGATCATTATGATGGTGGCGGGTGGCTTGTCGATCTACAATCTGCCCATATCGCAGTATCCTCCCATCGCCCCACCGTCAATCGCCATTGACTCCGTTTATCCCGGGGCCTCTGCGGAGACCGTTGAAAACACGGTGACGCAGATCATCGAACAGAAGATGACCGGCTTTGACAAGATGCTGTATATGTCCGCCACCAGTGATTCAACCGGCGCCTCCCGCATCGAGTTGACCTTTGCCCCGGGAACCGATCCGGACCTCGCCTGGGCCCAGGTGCAAAACAAGCTCCAGCTCGCCACGGCGAGCCTGCCGGACGTGGTTCAGCGCCAGGGCGTCAAGGTCAGCAAATCCA contains:
- a CDS encoding PAS domain S-box protein; this translates as MEEKKPAIGGVPFENGLSFDVASLLDEDPTLPDSVEMRELQAAALAKLLDAMPIPAVLIDPLSLIVFANQSFRRTILQPEKLQGLSLSTLFPDKRVFTKIQHLTEEVLTTGKSQVVYAPFEVTDQRIWGHLRFQSMRLGNNKWMALLMEDLSSEKTQLLSSHRDYYGVQKEIVERGCADKSLFENQQRLELSLRGAELALWNVDLQKDTVLVDQTWADIFGDRPEGIQLGASFWWSLIHPNDRSRVSNAWNEHVEGTTERFECEHRIRNKFGEWEWLLTRGKTVERLQDGKPLRVSGVAFAVTDRKCAEEKQFQASKVFMDAIDPIFIRDLKGDIIDLNRKAEQTYGWSRAELIGKSMKTIVPPDLHSRAEELHERCKRGDKVENVEAAHVTKSGVTIPVLLSLSLLTNERAEPVGIATITKDLSDLKRTEEVLRAQTKALERSNKDLEEFAYVAAHDLREPLIGIATYIKLLERRLKRRLDAQADKLIARALHTITRMDHLIQSLLWYSRLASEKKRFAPTDCNVTLEEALSSLRSAIEQRGAIVESESLPTVMANPSLLIQVFQNLVSNAIRFAGNERLKIRIGARREEGEWKFFVEDNGIGIEPPYLDRIFRIFERIDSSPDSPGTGIGLANCKKIVEHHGGRIWVESKPGKGSTFFFTMPHQMVSDT
- a CDS encoding efflux RND transporter periplasmic adaptor subunit, giving the protein MTVQPQRLLLTTELPGRTSPYRVAEIRPQVNGIIQKRLFVEGSDVKSGQVLYQIDLAPFQAALNSATANLAKSEANFVATRLRFERYKGLLAEQAVSRQDYDDKEAALKQAEADIEYCKAAVDTARINLEYTGVTAPISGRIGKSNVTDGALVTAYQSLALATIQQLDPIYVDVPQSTTELLRLKRRLEDGRLNRDGTNQKKVNLIQEDGTAYPLEGTLKFRDVTVDPTTGSVVLRLVFPNPDGILLPGMFVRAVVKEGINEQAILIPQQALSRDPKGNPMALTVDAEEKVQQRQLTIGRVIGDKWLIYSGLTSGDRVIVEGMQKIRPGVSVKVVPFGSDGKADSEPGNSAQPAGKSN